Proteins from a genomic interval of Stenotrophomonas sp. WZN-1:
- a CDS encoding YbaN family protein: protein MSLPEPSAPRDTATPPRVVRFRWAWWLLAYVSLGTGIVGIFVPGLPTTVFILISAWAASRGSERLHNWLLQHPRFGPAIANWQAHGAVSRYGKWMATITMAVCAAIMLWCVPIAWVKWFSIGSMTVVAIWLWTRPLPPPAD, encoded by the coding sequence ATGAGCCTGCCCGAGCCATCTGCACCCCGCGATACCGCCACGCCGCCGCGCGTGGTGCGTTTCCGCTGGGCGTGGTGGCTGCTGGCATACGTTAGCCTAGGCACCGGCATCGTCGGCATCTTCGTTCCGGGCCTGCCGACCACCGTATTCATCCTGATCTCGGCCTGGGCTGCATCACGGGGGTCCGAACGCCTGCACAACTGGCTGCTGCAGCATCCGCGATTCGGCCCGGCCATCGCCAACTGGCAGGCGCACGGTGCGGTCAGCCGCTACGGCAAGTGGATGGCCACGATCACCATGGCGGTGTGCGCCGCCATCATGCTGTGGTGCGTGCCGATTGCCTGGGTGAAGTGGTTCTCGATCGGCAGCATGACCGTGGTGGCGATCTGGCTGTGGACGCGGCCGCTGCCACCGCCCGCGGATTGA
- the hslU gene encoding ATP-dependent protease ATPase subunit HslU, with translation MSKIEVSSATMTPREIVQELDRHIVGQHDAKRAVAIALRNRWRRMQLVPELRNEVMPKNILMIGPTGVGKTEIARRLATLANAPFVKVEATRFTEVGYVGKDVEQIIRDLADTAVKLYREQAKVRVRTQAEERAEDRILDALLPRRSGGIGFDPEVARNEPSAQDNETRIKFRKMLRNGELDEREIELDLAANVSMDIMTPPGMEEMGQQLKSMFANLGGGAKAHKRTLTIKAARPLLIEEEAGKLVNEDDIRTAAIEACEQHGIVFIDEIDKVAKRGDNVGGGDVSREGVQRDLLPLVEGSNVSTKYGTIKTDHILFIASGAFHLAKPSDLIPELQGRFPIRVELGALSKGDFVRILTEPKAALTKQYEALLATEGVKVSFTADAIERLAEIAFQVNERQENIGARRLHTVLERLLDSLSYEAPDRDGETLAIDSAYVDAHLGELVQDPDLSRYIL, from the coding sequence ATGTCGAAGATCGAAGTTTCCTCCGCCACCATGACCCCGCGCGAGATCGTGCAGGAACTGGACCGGCACATCGTTGGCCAGCACGACGCCAAGCGCGCGGTGGCCATCGCCCTGCGCAACCGCTGGCGCCGCATGCAGTTGGTGCCTGAGCTGCGCAATGAAGTGATGCCGAAGAACATCCTGATGATCGGCCCGACCGGCGTCGGCAAGACCGAGATCGCGCGTCGCCTGGCCACCTTGGCCAACGCGCCGTTCGTGAAGGTCGAAGCCACCCGCTTCACCGAAGTCGGCTACGTCGGCAAGGACGTCGAGCAGATCATCCGCGACCTGGCCGATACCGCGGTCAAGCTGTACCGCGAACAGGCCAAGGTGCGCGTGCGTACCCAGGCCGAAGAGCGTGCCGAAGACCGCATCCTTGATGCGCTGCTGCCGCGCCGCAGCGGTGGCATCGGTTTTGATCCCGAAGTCGCGCGCAACGAACCGTCGGCGCAGGACAACGAGACCCGCATCAAGTTCCGCAAGATGCTGCGCAATGGCGAGCTGGACGAGCGCGAGATCGAGCTCGACCTGGCTGCCAACGTCAGCATGGATATCATGACCCCGCCGGGCATGGAGGAAATGGGCCAGCAGCTGAAGTCGATGTTCGCCAATCTCGGCGGTGGTGCCAAGGCGCACAAGCGCACGCTGACCATCAAGGCAGCGCGTCCGCTGCTGATCGAGGAGGAAGCCGGCAAGCTGGTCAACGAGGACGACATCCGTACCGCGGCGATCGAGGCCTGCGAACAGCACGGCATCGTCTTCATCGACGAGATCGACAAGGTTGCCAAGCGTGGTGACAACGTGGGTGGTGGCGACGTGTCGCGCGAAGGCGTGCAGCGCGACCTGCTGCCGCTGGTGGAAGGCTCAAACGTATCCACCAAGTACGGCACGATCAAGACCGACCACATCCTGTTCATTGCTTCGGGCGCGTTCCACCTGGCCAAGCCCAGCGACCTGATTCCGGAGCTGCAGGGCCGCTTCCCGATCCGCGTTGAACTGGGTGCGCTGAGCAAGGGTGATTTCGTGCGCATCCTGACCGAGCCGAAGGCCGCGCTGACCAAGCAGTACGAAGCACTGCTGGCCACCGAAGGCGTCAAGGTCAGCTTCACCGCCGATGCGATCGAACGGCTGGCCGAGATCGCCTTCCAGGTGAACGAGCGCCAGGAAAATATCGGTGCGCGCCGCCTGCATACGGTGCTGGAGCGCCTGCTGGATTCGCTCAGCTACGAGGCGCCGGACCGCGATGGCGAAACCCTGGCCATCGACAGCGCCTACGTCGATGCACACCTGGGTGAGCTGGTGCAGGACCCGGACCTGAGCCGCTACATCCTGTAA
- the xerC gene encoding tyrosine recombinase XerC, with translation MSAVQAFLQHLQVERRMSAHTLDAYRRDLDALSAWAEPRGMAVEALDADAVRQFVADEHRRGLSAKSLQRRLSACRSFYAWLLKHGRIEVSPAATLKAPRAPRRLPQVLDADEAVQLVELEPEGELGRRDRALLELFYSSGLRLSEVCALTWRDLDFDTGLVNVLGKGNRQRRVPFGRPAREALQAWRAESGGGPASPVFPGRNGPISQRAVQIRIRQLAQRQGLFKHVHPHMLRHSFASHILESSGDLRGVQELLGHADIATTQIYTHLDFQHLAKVYDAAHPRAKRRSKDDKGG, from the coding sequence ATGAGCGCGGTACAGGCCTTCCTGCAGCACCTGCAGGTGGAGCGGCGGATGTCGGCACATACGCTCGACGCCTACCGCCGCGACCTGGACGCGCTGTCGGCCTGGGCCGAGCCGCGTGGCATGGCAGTGGAGGCACTGGATGCAGACGCGGTGCGCCAGTTCGTGGCTGATGAGCACCGGCGTGGCCTGTCGGCCAAGAGCCTGCAACGTCGCTTGTCGGCCTGCCGCAGTTTCTACGCCTGGCTGCTCAAGCACGGGCGCATCGAGGTCAGTCCGGCAGCGACACTGAAGGCGCCACGCGCGCCGCGCCGCTTGCCCCAGGTGCTCGACGCCGATGAAGCCGTGCAGCTGGTCGAGCTGGAGCCGGAAGGTGAACTCGGCCGCCGTGACCGCGCGCTGCTGGAGCTGTTCTATTCCTCCGGCCTGCGCCTGAGCGAAGTCTGCGCGCTGACCTGGCGTGACCTGGATTTCGACACCGGCCTGGTCAACGTGCTGGGCAAGGGCAACCGCCAGCGCCGGGTGCCGTTCGGCCGGCCCGCACGCGAAGCGCTGCAGGCATGGCGCGCGGAAAGTGGCGGCGGCCCAGCCTCGCCGGTATTCCCCGGCCGCAATGGGCCGATCAGCCAACGCGCGGTGCAGATCCGCATCCGCCAGCTGGCGCAGCGCCAGGGCCTGTTCAAGCACGTGCACCCGCACATGCTTCGGCACAGTTTCGCCAGCCACATCCTGGAATCGTCCGGCGACCTGCGTGGTGTGCAGGAGCTGCTGGGCCATGCCGACATCGCCACCACGCAGATCTACACCCACCTCGATTTCCAGCACCTGGCCAAGGTCTACGACGCCGCGCATCCACGCGCAAAGCGCCGCAGCAAGGACGATAAGGGCGGGTAG
- a CDS encoding lipoprotein, with the protein MKIPHRNAILIPLAAASLLLLAACGNKGPLVLPQKPVPVEETVEPAAEPATEATPVETQGSGTPATTVEPAATTTQPATAPAKKAGSGNE; encoded by the coding sequence ATGAAGATCCCCCATCGAAACGCCATCCTGATTCCGCTGGCAGCGGCCTCGCTGCTGCTCCTCGCCGCCTGCGGCAACAAGGGCCCGCTGGTACTGCCGCAGAAGCCGGTCCCGGTGGAAGAAACCGTCGAACCCGCTGCCGAGCCCGCCACCGAGGCAACCCCGGTGGAGACCCAGGGCAGCGGCACCCCTGCCACGACCGTGGAGCCGGCCGCAACGACCACCCAGCCGGCAACCGCGCCAGCGAAGAAGGCGGGCAGCGGGAATGAGTAA
- the hslV gene encoding ATP-dependent protease subunit HslV, with amino-acid sequence MDPSQNPNVFHATTIVCVRRGEHVAIAGDGQVTLGHTVMKGNARKVRRLGRDGQVLAGFAGAAADAFTLFELFEAKLEKHGQLQRAAVELAKDWRTERRLGKLEALLAVADKETSLIISGTGDVIEPEDGIIAIGSGGSYALSAARALMAHTELDARTIASEAIGIAGDICIYTNRNVVVEEL; translated from the coding sequence ATGGACCCCAGTCAGAACCCCAACGTTTTCCACGCCACCACCATCGTCTGCGTCCGTCGCGGCGAGCACGTGGCCATTGCCGGCGACGGCCAGGTCACGCTGGGCCACACCGTGATGAAGGGCAATGCGCGCAAGGTGCGCCGCCTCGGCCGTGACGGCCAGGTGCTGGCCGGCTTCGCCGGTGCCGCCGCCGATGCCTTCACCCTGTTCGAACTGTTCGAGGCCAAGCTGGAAAAGCACGGCCAGCTGCAGCGCGCTGCGGTCGAGCTGGCCAAGGATTGGCGCACCGAGCGCCGCCTCGGCAAGCTTGAGGCCCTGCTGGCGGTGGCCGACAAGGAAACCTCGCTGATCATCAGCGGCACCGGTGATGTGATCGAGCCGGAGGACGGCATCATCGCCATCGGTTCCGGTGGTTCCTACGCACTCTCGGCCGCGCGCGCACTGATGGCGCACACCGAACTGGACGCGCGCACCATCGCCAGCGAAGCGATCGGCATTGCCGGCGACATCTGCATCTACACCAACCGCAACGTGGTGGTCGAGGAGCTGTGA
- a CDS encoding pyridoxal phosphate-dependent aminotransferase produces MSTLPHTPGYSRRSHEIAPFHVMSLLARAQALEQAGHDVIHLEIGEPDFTTAEPVVRAGQAALAAGHTRYTAARGLPALRQAISGFYRSHYGLDIDPERILVTPGGSGALLLASSLLVDPGRHWLLADPGYPCNRHFLRLVEGGAQLVPVAPDTAYQLTPSLVEQHWTADSVGALVASPANPTGTVLSADELAALSQTLHARGGHLVVDEIYHGLTYGLDAPSVLQVDDSAFVLNSFSKYFGMTGWRLGWLVAPPAAVPDLEKLAQNLYISASSIAQHAALACFSEESMAIFEQRREAFRQRRDFLLPALRELGFRIEVEPQGAFYLYADVSAFTDDAQAFCAHFLETEHVAFTPGLDFGFHRANQHVRLAYTQEVPRLQEAVARIARGLKRFR; encoded by the coding sequence ATGAGTACCCTGCCCCACACGCCGGGCTACAGCCGGCGCAGCCATGAAATCGCTCCGTTCCACGTGATGTCCCTGCTGGCCCGCGCGCAGGCGCTGGAACAGGCAGGCCACGATGTGATCCACCTGGAAATCGGTGAACCGGACTTCACCACTGCCGAACCCGTCGTGCGTGCCGGCCAGGCCGCACTGGCCGCCGGCCACACCCGCTACACCGCAGCGCGTGGCCTGCCGGCGCTGCGCCAGGCGATCAGTGGCTTCTACCGCAGCCACTATGGGCTGGATATCGATCCCGAACGCATCCTGGTCACCCCGGGCGGGTCCGGTGCGCTGCTGCTGGCCAGCAGCCTGCTGGTCGATCCCGGCCGCCACTGGCTGCTGGCCGACCCGGGCTACCCCTGCAACCGCCACTTCCTGCGCCTCGTCGAAGGCGGCGCACAACTGGTGCCGGTCGCCCCGGACACCGCCTACCAGCTGACCCCGTCGCTGGTGGAACAGCACTGGACTGCCGACAGCGTCGGCGCGCTTGTCGCTTCGCCGGCCAACCCCACCGGCACCGTGCTGTCCGCCGACGAGCTGGCCGCCCTGTCGCAGACCCTGCACGCGCGCGGTGGCCACCTGGTGGTGGACGAGATCTATCACGGCCTGACCTACGGCCTGGATGCGCCCAGCGTGCTGCAGGTGGACGACAGCGCCTTCGTGCTGAACAGTTTTTCCAAGTACTTCGGCATGACCGGCTGGCGGCTGGGCTGGCTGGTGGCACCGCCGGCCGCAGTCCCGGACCTGGAAAAGCTGGCGCAGAACCTCTACATCAGCGCCTCGAGCATCGCACAGCACGCCGCACTGGCCTGCTTCAGCGAGGAGTCGATGGCGATCTTCGAGCAGCGCCGCGAAGCATTCCGCCAGCGCCGCGACTTCCTGCTGCCCGCGTTGCGTGAGCTGGGCTTCCGCATTGAAGTCGAGCCGCAGGGCGCGTTCTACCTGTACGCCGATGTCAGCGCGTTCACTGACGACGCGCAGGCGTTCTGCGCGCACTTCCTGGAAACCGAGCACGTAGCGTTCACCCCGGGCCTGGACTTCGGCTTCCACCGCGCCAACCAGCATGTGCGCCTGGCCTACACCCAGGAAGTGCCGCGATTGCAGGAGGCGGTGGCGCGGATCGCGCGCGGGTTGAAGCGATTCCGGTAG
- a CDS encoding DUF3079 domain-containing protein, with protein MAKPIPLHPKHPERICWGCDRYCAADALACGNGSGRTQHPIETQGEDWYIAWGIEPNPDRPSHAKR; from the coding sequence ATGGCGAAGCCCATACCGTTGCATCCCAAACACCCCGAGCGCATCTGCTGGGGCTGCGACCGTTACTGTGCGGCCGACGCGCTGGCCTGCGGCAATGGCTCCGGCCGCACCCAGCATCCGATCGAGACGCAGGGTGAAGACTGGTATATCGCCTGGGGCATCGAGCCGAATCCGGACCGGCCTTCGCACGCCAAGCGCTGA
- a CDS encoding S9 family peptidase encodes MKSTLCLLLASLMTTTATAATPPVPPDAAKHPHVVKAPFGATRNDDYYWLRDDKRGNKEMLAYLQAENAYADQLLAPLKPLEDTLYKEIVARIKQDDSSVPARERGYWYYSRFETGQDYPIHARRKGSMEAAEEILLDVNAMAAGKGYFSVGSMEVSQDNQLLAWADDDVGRRQYTIRFKDLATGKVLPDVITGSSGDLVWADDNRTVLYVENDPETLLTVRVKKHVLGTPASADTVVYEEKDDSFYMGIGRTRDDRFITIGVHSTVSSEERYAPASDPTTFTVLAPRQRDVEYDADHYDGRWVIRTNDGAKNFKLVTAPTDATSRAQWKDWIAHDDAVFIEGFELFDAYTAIAERSEGLERIRLLFKDGRSDYVKADEPAYSMGLGDNTEADTPWLRYVYTSMTTPTTVFELNTATGERRQLKVQPVIGYDASKYETDRVWITARDGVKVPVSLVYRKGYQKDGKGALFQYAYGSYGMSMDPYFNQTAVSLLDRGVVYAIAHIRGGQEMGRDWYENGKLLHKQNTFNDFIDVTRGLVAQGWAAKGRVAASGGSAGGLLMGAVANQAPQDYRVMVAQVPFVDVVTTMLDPTIPLTTNEYDEWGNPEQKSYYDYMLSYSPYDNVKPQAYPALFVGTGLWDSQVQYWEPAKWVAKLRDDNTGHYPILFRTNMEAGHGGKSGRFQRYRELSESYAFVLQQLGIAQP; translated from the coding sequence ATGAAATCCACCCTCTGCCTGTTACTCGCCAGCCTGATGACCACGACTGCTACCGCCGCCACGCCGCCCGTTCCGCCGGATGCCGCCAAGCATCCGCATGTGGTCAAGGCACCGTTCGGCGCGACCCGCAACGATGACTATTACTGGCTGCGCGACGACAAGCGCGGGAACAAGGAGATGCTGGCCTACCTGCAGGCCGAGAATGCCTACGCCGACCAGCTGCTGGCACCGCTGAAGCCACTGGAAGACACCCTGTACAAGGAGATCGTCGCCCGCATCAAGCAGGACGATTCCAGCGTGCCGGCGCGCGAGCGTGGCTACTGGTACTACAGCCGCTTCGAGACCGGCCAGGACTACCCGATCCACGCGCGCCGCAAGGGCAGCATGGAGGCAGCCGAGGAAATCCTGCTGGACGTCAACGCGATGGCCGCCGGAAAGGGCTACTTCAGCGTCGGCTCGATGGAGGTCAGCCAGGACAACCAGCTGCTGGCCTGGGCCGATGATGATGTGGGCCGCCGCCAGTACACGATCCGCTTCAAGGACCTGGCCACCGGCAAGGTGCTGCCCGATGTGATCACCGGCAGCTCCGGCGACTTGGTCTGGGCCGACGACAACCGCACCGTGCTGTACGTCGAGAATGATCCGGAAACGCTGCTGACCGTGCGCGTCAAGAAGCACGTGCTGGGCACCCCGGCCAGCGCCGACACCGTCGTCTACGAAGAGAAGGACGACAGCTTCTACATGGGCATCGGCCGCACCCGCGATGATCGCTTCATCACCATCGGCGTGCACAGCACCGTGTCCTCGGAAGAGCGCTACGCGCCGGCCAGCGACCCGACCACCTTCACCGTGCTGGCGCCGCGCCAGCGTGATGTCGAGTACGACGCCGACCACTACGATGGCCGCTGGGTGATCCGCACCAACGACGGTGCGAAGAATTTCAAGCTGGTCACCGCACCGACCGATGCCACCTCGCGTGCGCAATGGAAAGACTGGATCGCGCACGACGATGCGGTGTTCATCGAAGGCTTCGAACTGTTCGATGCGTACACCGCCATTGCCGAACGTTCCGAGGGCCTGGAGCGCATCCGGCTGCTGTTCAAGGATGGCCGCAGCGACTACGTAAAGGCCGATGAGCCGGCGTATTCGATGGGCCTGGGCGACAACACCGAGGCCGATACGCCGTGGCTGCGCTACGTCTACACCTCGATGACCACCCCGACCACCGTGTTCGAGCTGAACACCGCCACCGGCGAGCGCCGCCAACTGAAGGTGCAGCCGGTGATCGGCTATGACGCCTCGAAGTACGAAACCGATCGCGTCTGGATCACCGCGCGTGATGGGGTGAAGGTGCCGGTGTCGCTGGTCTACCGCAAGGGCTACCAGAAGGATGGCAAGGGTGCGCTGTTCCAGTACGCCTACGGCAGCTACGGCATGTCGATGGACCCGTACTTCAACCAGACCGCAGTAAGCCTGCTCGATCGTGGCGTGGTGTATGCCATCGCCCACATCCGCGGTGGCCAGGAAATGGGCCGCGACTGGTACGAGAACGGCAAGCTGCTGCACAAGCAGAACACCTTCAACGACTTCATCGATGTGACCCGCGGCCTGGTTGCGCAGGGTTGGGCGGCGAAGGGTCGCGTCGCCGCGTCCGGCGGCAGCGCCGGTGGCCTGCTGATGGGCGCGGTGGCCAACCAGGCCCCGCAGGATTACCGGGTGATGGTGGCGCAGGTGCCGTTCGTCGACGTGGTCACCACCATGCTTGATCCGACCATTCCGCTGACCACCAACGAATACGACGAGTGGGGCAACCCGGAGCAGAAGTCGTACTACGACTACATGCTGTCCTACTCGCCCTACGACAACGTGAAGCCGCAGGCCTACCCGGCGCTGTTCGTGGGCACCGGCCTGTGGGATTCGCAGGTGCAGTACTGGGAGCCGGCCAAGTGGGTGGCCAAGCTGCGTGACGACAACACCGGCCACTACCCGATCCTGTTCCGAACCAACATGGAAGCCGGCCACGGCGGCAAGTCGGGGCGCTTCCAGCGCTACCGCGAACTGTCCGAGTCGTACGCGTTCGTGCTGCAGCAGCTGGGCATCGCCCAGCCGTAA
- a CDS encoding DUF484 family protein, whose amino-acid sequence MTETVDKLGAHEVAAWLRRHPGFLKQFPDLALTLVVPRDDGPTASLASYQLEVLREKNRELARRLADLGATAQVNERLAVRTHQLTLALMKQDNAADTLRAMAASLQEDFAGDLVRLVVHAPVAGLEQADWLQVIAADDSQLGPFRDCLNDGEPICGRLQPEKNAVLYGVRSEEVQTTALLPLPGVGLIAVGSHDPNRFYPGMGTLFLRMMGDALVTGLKRFQD is encoded by the coding sequence ATGACCGAAACCGTCGACAAGCTCGGGGCCCATGAAGTCGCTGCCTGGTTGCGGCGTCATCCCGGCTTCCTCAAGCAGTTCCCGGACCTGGCCCTGACCTTGGTGGTGCCGCGCGACGATGGCCCGACCGCGTCGCTGGCCAGCTACCAGCTGGAAGTGCTGCGCGAGAAGAACCGCGAGCTGGCACGACGGTTGGCTGACCTGGGCGCGACCGCCCAGGTCAATGAACGCCTGGCGGTGCGCACGCACCAGCTGACCCTTGCGCTGATGAAGCAGGACAACGCCGCCGACACCCTGCGTGCGATGGCCGCGTCGTTGCAGGAAGACTTCGCCGGTGACCTGGTGCGGTTGGTGGTGCACGCGCCGGTGGCCGGGCTGGAACAGGCCGACTGGCTGCAGGTGATTGCCGCGGACGATTCGCAGCTTGGGCCGTTCCGCGACTGCCTGAACGACGGCGAGCCGATCTGCGGCCGCCTGCAGCCGGAAAAGAATGCCGTGCTGTATGGCGTGCGCAGCGAGGAAGTGCAGACCACCGCATTGCTGCCGCTGCCCGGCGTCGGCCTGATCGCGGTCGGCAGCCACGACCCGAACCGCTTCTACCCGGGCATGGGCACGCTGTTCCTGCGCATGATGGGTGACGCCCTGGTTACCGGCCTGAAGCGATTCCAGGACTGA
- the dapF gene encoding diaminopimelate epimerase — protein sequence MSKAGSKALRFSKMHGAGNDFVVIDLRDGTAPPTPELAARLADRHTGVGCDQILTIEAPRAEGSVASYRIWNADGSNSEQCGNGARCIAAWLVREGSAQGDAFVIDSPLASHEVKVLGEGQFAVTMGVPAFEPANVPLMGFAHPREEYLLPLQGESVRFAAVSMGNPHAVIEVGLIDAAPVERVGALLQQHASFPRSVNVGFAQVMGPAHARLRVFERGVGETLACGSGACAAAVTLMQRGRLQRDARISLPGGDLRIQWPGDGQPVVMAGPTAFVFEGEWIA from the coding sequence ATGAGTAAGGCCGGTTCCAAGGCCCTGCGCTTCAGCAAGATGCACGGCGCGGGCAATGATTTCGTAGTGATCGACCTGCGTGACGGCACCGCACCGCCCACGCCCGAGCTGGCCGCACGCCTGGCCGACCGCCATACCGGCGTCGGCTGCGATCAGATCCTGACCATCGAGGCGCCGCGTGCGGAAGGCTCGGTGGCCTCGTACCGCATCTGGAATGCCGACGGTTCCAACTCCGAACAGTGCGGCAACGGCGCGCGCTGCATCGCCGCCTGGCTGGTGCGCGAGGGCAGTGCGCAGGGTGATGCATTCGTCATCGACAGCCCGCTGGCCAGCCATGAAGTGAAGGTGCTGGGCGAGGGCCAGTTCGCGGTGACGATGGGCGTGCCTGCCTTCGAGCCGGCCAACGTGCCGCTGATGGGGTTTGCACACCCGCGCGAGGAATATCTGCTGCCGCTGCAGGGCGAGAGCGTACGCTTCGCCGCGGTGTCGATGGGCAATCCGCATGCGGTGATCGAAGTAGGCCTGATCGATGCCGCACCGGTCGAGCGCGTCGGTGCGCTGCTGCAGCAGCATGCGTCGTTCCCGCGCTCGGTGAACGTGGGCTTCGCCCAGGTGATGGGCCCGGCGCACGCCCGCCTGCGCGTGTTCGAGCGCGGCGTCGGCGAAACCCTGGCCTGCGGCAGTGGTGCCTGTGCCGCCGCGGTGACCTTGATGCAGCGTGGCCGCCTGCAGCGCGATGCGCGCATCAGCCTGCCCGGTGGCGACCTGCGCATCCAGTGGCCGGGCGATGGCCAGCCGGTGGTGATGGCCGGCCCGACTGCATTCGTCTTCGAAGGGGAGTGGATCGCATGA